Below is a window of Diaminobutyricibacter sp. McL0608 DNA.
TTCCGCTTCCCGCACCTTTGGGGTGACAAGTAAGTACTTTACGCAGGTCCCCGGGACCTCGCAAATCTGGGATGCAGCCCGGGCGTGTCGCCCCCTTCACGCACCCCTCGTAGCGTCGGACTTCCGCGGAATCACACGGATCTGTGGGCGTATGAGCCCGCGGCGCTGCCTGAAAAGGCGCCCAGAAACGACGATGGCGCGCACCGGCCGAAGCCGATACGCGCCACCATCGAAGCGGGAAACCAGGGCTACTCGAGGAAGACGCCGGCGAGGGTCTTCTTGCCTCGACGGAGCACCGCCATGCGACCGGCCAGCAGGGACAGGCTGAGCGGCGCATCTCCGTCCGCCACTTTGTCGTTGTTCACATAGACGCCGCCCTGGGCGATCGCCCGCCTGGCTTCACCGAGGCTCGCAGTGAGTCCGGTGTCCACGAGCGCCTGGGCGACCGTGGCCGTCGGCACGGTCGTGGTGTTCGGCAGCTCCCGCAGCGCGCTCTCCAGCGTCACCGCATCGAGCTCCGCGAGTTCCCCGCGACCGAAGAGCGCCTCCGCCGCCTTGATCGCCGCATCCGTCGCCTCCGGTCCGTGGACGAGACTCGTCACTTCGTATGCGAGTCGGCGCTGCGCCTCCCGCCGGAAGGGCTCGTCCTTCACCGCGACTTCGAGCCTCTCGATCTCGGCGCGCGTCAGGAACGTGAAGACCTTGAGCCGGTCGATGACATCGGAGTCGTCGGTGTTGACCCAGAACTGGTAGAGCGCGTACGGGCTCGTGAGGTTCGGGTCGAGCCAGATGGCGTTCCCCTCGCTCTTTCCGAACTTCGTTCCGTCGCTGTTGGTGATCAATGGCGTCCCGATCGCATGCGCACCGACGTGCTCCACGCGTCGGATCAGATCCGTCCCGCTGGTGAGATTGCCCCATTGGTCGCTGCCTCCGGTCTGGAGGATGCATCCGTACGTTCGGAAGAGTTCGAGGTAGTCGAGGCCCTGGAGGATCTGGTAGCTGAACTCTGTGTAGCTGATGCCCTCGTCGGAGTTGAGGCGCGCGGCCACCGCATCCTTCTTCAGCATCGTGCCGATGCGGTAGTGCTTGCCTATCTCGCGGAGGAAGTCGATCGCTGACAGCGGGGCCGTCCAGTCGAGGTTGTTGACGAGTCGCGCTGGATTACCGCCCTCGAAGCTGAGGAACCGCGAGACCTGCGCCTGGAGGTACCCGACCCACTCGCTCACGGTCTCCCTCGTGTTCAGGGTGCGTTCGGCGGTGGGTTTCGGGTCTCCGATCAGTCCGGTCGATCCGCCGACGAGCGCGAGCGGCCGGTGCCCGGCCAGCTGGAGACGCCGCATCAGCAGCAGCTGCACCAGGTTGCCGAGATGCAGGCTCTGTGCCGTGGGGTCGAACCCGCAGTAGTAGGTGATCGGCTCTCCAGACAGCAGTTGTTTCAGCGCATCCGGATCGGTCGAGACATGGACCAGGCCACGCCAGACGATCTCCTCCCACAGGTCGTCGAAGGTCGGATCGTTGGCTTGAGCGCTGAGAATGGCCGAGTCTGACACGAGTTTTACAGTAGCAGCGCACTTCGGCGCGATTCACGTTATGCACAATGAGGTCTCAGGATCTATTTCATTCACTATTAGGCTTGAGAATCTAATGTGAAGTGAATTAGACTCTGAGGCCTAAGCAGGAGGTGTCATGTTCGTCATCACCGCCGACCAGGTCGACAGCCGGTCGCGCCCCGACATCGTAGGCGAAACCCTGAGCCGGCTCAACGAGGAGCACGCGGTTCGGCTCGTCCTCCCCGTGGACCGCAACGCCGGCGACGAGCTCCAGGTGCTCACCGATGACGCCGGTACGGCCCTTGCGATCGTCCTCGATCTCACCCGCGGCGGCTCCTGGAGCGTCGGGCTCGGAATCGGCTCCGTCCGACTCCCCCTTCCGGCCGAGACCCGCGAAGCCAGCGGGGATGCGTTCATCGCGGCACGCGAAGCGGTCCGGCGCGCCAAGAAAGCCGCGACGCGCTTCGCGATCGACGTCGTCGTCGCCGACACCGCGGGACGCGCGAACGTCGGGTGGCCGAGCGCCGCGGACGCGGAGGCACTGGTCAACCTGGCCCTCGTCATCCGCGAGCGCCGGACGGTTGCAGGCTGGGAGCTGTACGACCTCGTCTCCGCCGGTCTCACCCAGGCGGATGCGGCCGCGAAGCTCGGCATCACTGCCCCGTCAGCAAGTTCCCGGGCCCGCGCTGCAGCGGTGCGCCCGGAGCTCGCGGCCCTGCCTGCCCTCACTAGGCTGTTGGAGAACGTCGACCGAGCGAACACACGAACGGATCCCGCGGAATGACCCCTTACGTCCACCTCCTGCTCGCCCTCGGACCGATCGCCTTCTGGGCCGGAGTGCTCGTGATGGTCATGACGAGTCTCGTCTGCGCCGCGTTCACGACCCGTTTCCCGCGACGGGCCCTCGTCTACATCTC
It encodes the following:
- the tyrS gene encoding tyrosine--tRNA ligase, which codes for MSDSAILSAQANDPTFDDLWEEIVWRGLVHVSTDPDALKQLLSGEPITYYCGFDPTAQSLHLGNLVQLLLMRRLQLAGHRPLALVGGSTGLIGDPKPTAERTLNTRETVSEWVGYLQAQVSRFLSFEGGNPARLVNNLDWTAPLSAIDFLREIGKHYRIGTMLKKDAVAARLNSDEGISYTEFSYQILQGLDYLELFRTYGCILQTGGSDQWGNLTSGTDLIRRVEHVGAHAIGTPLITNSDGTKFGKSEGNAIWLDPNLTSPYALYQFWVNTDDSDVIDRLKVFTFLTRAEIERLEVAVKDEPFRREAQRRLAYEVTSLVHGPEATDAAIKAAEALFGRGELAELDAVTLESALRELPNTTTVPTATVAQALVDTGLTASLGEARRAIAQGGVYVNNDKVADGDAPLSLSLLAGRMAVLRRGKKTLAGVFLE
- a CDS encoding DNA-binding protein, which gives rise to MFVITADQVDSRSRPDIVGETLSRLNEEHAVRLVLPVDRNAGDELQVLTDDAGTALAIVLDLTRGGSWSVGLGIGSVRLPLPAETREASGDAFIAAREAVRRAKKAATRFAIDVVVADTAGRANVGWPSAADAEALVNLALVIRERRTVAGWELYDLVSAGLTQADAAAKLGITAPSASSRARAAAVRPELAALPALTRLLENVDRANTRTDPAE